A genome region from Nitrospira sp. includes the following:
- the gspG gene encoding type II secretion system major pseudopilin GspG gives MKWHHDPTSSSYRRHGMMPDSRSTPLPRLKSCEGFSFIEVMIVVVILAILATLLIPRVMGRTEDAKRAAAKAQISNIESALQLYKLDNGNIPTTEQGLKALVERPVTGPAAPNWKAGGYLPKVPVDPWNGPYKYTTPSTQGGEFEIISFGADGVPGGEGKNADIVSWDLDRN, from the coding sequence ATGAAATGGCATCATGATCCGACCAGTTCAAGCTACCGTCGTCACGGGATGATGCCCGATTCTCGTAGCACTCCACTCCCTCGACTGAAATCGTGCGAGGGATTCTCGTTCATCGAGGTCATGATCGTCGTGGTGATCCTCGCGATTCTGGCTACGCTGCTCATTCCGCGGGTGATGGGGCGCACGGAAGATGCCAAACGGGCCGCGGCCAAGGCCCAAATTTCGAATATCGAAAGCGCGCTGCAACTCTATAAACTCGATAACGGCAACATTCCCACGACCGAACAGGGCTTGAAGGCCCTCGTTGAGCGACCGGTCACAGGTCCTGCCGCCCCCAATTGGAAAGCCGGCGGGTATCTTCCCAAAGTGCCGGTCGATCCCTGGAACGGTCCCTACAAGTACACCACTCCTTCCACGCAGGGTGGCGAGTTCGAAATCATCTCCTTCGGGGCCGACGGGGTCCCGGGAGGCGAAGGGAAAAACGCCGACATCGTGAGTTGGGACCTCGACCGTAACTGA